aaataaataactatcaaaatctttaaaaatatatttaaaattaaaggaattctatttcaaataatttttttttttttaaatttctcccAACATAAGGATACAAATGCAAAAATGTTATTGGCATGTCCAACACAAACACGCCGAGGATTTTGAGGTATTCATACTTCTTAGTTCTAAAAGAATGCTTTAAATGCATGGTGTCCAGTGTCCACTTCTGAGCCCCTTCATTGTGTCAGCCCGGCTCCATAAGACCTTAGCACACACTACTTTCAAAGATGGAATCACTTGGGCTAGCACTCTCTCAAAGTCACCTCTCTATCTACTCATCACCAGCGCCTTCATGTTGAGAAGTGCTCATATAAGACTAGTAAGAACTTAAAGCCTACCCTCACAGTGGCTGAAATTGAACCTCCAACAGGCCATGAGAGGCTCTCATTACAACTTTacagcttttatatatatgcaCATGTAAATGATGTTTTTGTTCCTATATAATTACAGGTATATAAAGTGCAGAAGCATACCTTTGAAATGATAAATGGagaaactttaatatatatagaccTGGCCTGAAGGGTAATGAGTGCCTTAAGCCTTGGAGTAATGGGCGTCCACTTTGAATTAAAGATAAAGTAGAGATCACAGTTTGAGTTCATTAAGTGTAAGTGGTCTCCAGGGGAATACTGTATAGATGGTTTTCAATAGATAAGGAATTCCAATCCTGGTTCCTGCCACTAAAATTTCCCCCTCATTTATCTCTCTGACGATCTTaaacaaagcacaatccattaCTCAACTCACCAAAGCTCTTGATAATCATAATAATCACAGATTAAAGTACTAGCATTCTCAAATTAGTACCATACACTCACACTTCGAACTTAAACCTGTAGTCATGCTAATTTTTTCCAGATTTTGTATCGTTAGTACCAAAACATGCAGAGGTCCTGTGTAACCAGGAAAATTTGAATCAACTGCTGGTACAGAGGATAATATTGTAAGAATATTTGGGTTCTTCATTGAGCCTTGAAAATTCAATCATTTGGCCTTCCAAATCTAGGGGTGAATATCTGGCCAATTGCTTCAAGCGCAGAAACATTCCAACTCTCAGCATGCCTAACAATCTGTTGAATGAAAAGAACAAACTACCTGTAATTAGCAGCAATTTTGGCCTACGCACCAGAAGTTCACACATGCACATTGCTTAATAGAAACAGTTTTTATTTCTTACTTTAAACTCGTCGTCTAATTCGTAGATTGTACTCCCATCAATGCAAATGAGGGGCCTCCATGGAAGTTTCAGGAAAGTCCTgcaggtgaaaaaaaaaaaaaaaaaacagctaaTAAATAGGCTGGACATACAGCTAGTGGTAAAAGGAATATTAATAGGCTGACGCAATCAAGGAGAAGTGTTTTTGTACTTCAAAAGTGCAAGAAAATAATAGCTGTTTGTGGAAGTGAGGAGGCAACAAGCCAATAGTGAATCAATTACACTAGTtcctttgaaatattttaagtttCGAATCTGCAGTAGAATAATCTTGATTTGTCCCAAAACTAAATTAAAGCCCACACATGACCTCCTTCATGCAAGGCATCTCATTTGGAAATGGCATTATCACATTGTagaaatggaaaatatataATGGTGCAACAGATAGCACTTAATAATAGTTTtgatttacatatttttttagtgtgCCTGGCACACATCATAGTTGATAAGCACTGAGGTAAATTACATTTCGCCAGACATTGGTCTTGCTATGCAAAACAGTACTATATTACTTAGTAACTgcattttacatatttttctatGTACTGCATGGTCAATAAAGTAGTCAGCAAGCTAATCACACATCTCTCAGCATTAGCATGGATATCCAAAAGAACAGTATAATGTAATGCATGCAAAGCACATAAAGCAGAAATACACTTCATTGCATGAAGCCTCTTGAGTAAAGAATAAGTCTAGTGACAGTGGCAAGCAATAAAAGCAGTGCTAGTGGTGGGTCTATTTGAAAGTGATCGCTCACCAATTACAGTTTTGCCATTTTagcaaattatgaaaaaagGTGTGAAAATATTTGTCATTAGTAGAATAGGTTAGTAAAAATGATATCACAAATAACAAACAACTGtaacaaaaaattagaatagAATAGGAAAAATTACTGCATGATATGCAGAACAAATTATGAGTTGATGGGGATTAGCTTCTAAGagcatttattttcattattttaaaaaacatataaagtaATCTACTATTTTATACAAAGAACAGAAATAAGTAAATTCTTAAACACCTCCCTTCCCTGAAGAGAGCAAGTACAAAGAATATCTAAGCTTATTTAGcaccaaaacacacacacaaaattgaCCAAGTTAGGCACCTTAGGTTCCACGTTGCAAGCACAAAATTAGCTTTGGAATTGATACCCTGCAGTGAAGTCATATTATCAGACACTAATGAATTCCATATatgtcttgatttgataataaattatGTGAATAGTGTTGTACAAGAGTAAAGAGCCCATGCTCCGTATgctttaaattctaaaatagaCAACTTTACAAAGTCATTATAAAAGAACAAAAGGCAACAAGCAGAATAATGTGTCTTACAAAATCCTTGAAGATCTGGAAATCCTAGGGTTTCCATCTGGTAGATCTGGAGCTGACCTTAATGAACTAATGGGGGTTTCAAATGGGATATAACTCATTATTATGcagcataaaaaatttaaatagaacCAGATAAAATACAAACTCAACTGATTTCTTATAGTTGACTTCTAGGTATATGAAAGCTGGATTTGCAGAAACTGTACATCTCTTTTTCTAGAAATTGCAGTTTACCATTTCCTTCAAAATACCCCAAAAGAAAATTCTGTAAACAAAAGTCCGCCATCAcccaacacccaaaaaaaataaataaataaataaatagacaGCCTTTGATCTTCCATTTATTCATATACTTCTAAGTGAAACTATATGACTCAACTTGGCATCACAGAAGGCATCCAGAATCTATACAGAACTCCATGCAAAACAGTAGATTTGTAAAATGGAGACAAACTCTCAATTTCTTTGTTTCACATATTCTTAAGAACAATGTTAAGCTAAATATGGAAATAACTCATGTTTTCATTTTTCCGTTGGATTTCATAATCTTAGCCTCTCACTCCGTTAATGTGTAGATATCCAACCATTccattattataaataaaatcaattttcacaTAGAGAATGACTACCTTCTCAAGCTTTTGTAATCCAATTGATGGACAGTCAAAGAAAGGAACAAGCAATTTCAAGTTGCGTGAATACAACTCCTTACCTGAAGGTGATGAGCAGAGATATTAGTTTATCCTTCCCATAAATATTTGCACTTTTGCACACAGTGGCAATTTTTAGTCACTCTCAGAAacaggggagagagagagaaatttcagGCATCTGGTATTATTTGGGTATGTCACAAAATCTGGTTAGATACTAGATGCAAGGATCTAAGTCGAATTTTCACCTTTACACACAATACAAAGACTGATGTGATAGTGTTACCTTAAAATAGGTCAATCACCTAGATACACAACttggacaaaatttaaatatatctatCAGATTCAACAGGACAAATTTTGCTTCAAATTTAGAAGATGTAAGTCAAAAGTCGAGCATGATTAACAAAAGGCGAGTAAGATAACAATTCTGACTAAATTCATAATTAGagatgtttgtttttttttggtgttattCCATTCTTATAGAATCTTAATAAACTGAAACTCAGACATATCAAACAaccaatcacaacaaaaattgtGGAAACATTCTAATTAGAAAAAATACACCATTATTTTTCTTACCTCGAAATCTGATAGTTGGATCTTCGAAGATACAATCTTCAGCATAAATTGCAGAAGTGAAAACCCCTATTTCAGATGAAAAGATAATATTACTGCACATTACAAGAAAAATGCCTAATAGTTAACTGATTTTAATTCAAGTGAATTTAGTTCACAAAGAAAATATAGAGCTGTTTAAAACAGTTCAAAGACACCTGTGAGCAGATGCCATACAGAGAACTTACCATTTGTCAAGATTATACATTTAAGGTGGACAGATCTATAAGATCACTAAGACATCTCATTGGGGAGCATTAGTGATTTTTACCGTTTAAGCTGAATACTTCTCTTGGAATTGCCTCACTTTCTTTTCAAGTTAGTTCTCTAGGGCCCATTTCcctttttcaaatcaattcctTTAACTAATTTATAATTTCGTTTTTTAACCCACCCATTAACACACAGAAAATTTTGGAGTGTAAGAAGGTACCTGTTACAAAGTAGGCATTCTCATAATCAGAATTGAGGATCAGTACAACATCATCAATGCCTGAAACTtcaatctcttctctcttttcatctctttctctttccaatctgcaaaatatcaaattagcaaacacagacacacacatACCCACATCCTTTGCGAATTGTCAGTAGATTGTAGAAGTAAAAATGCAATTAGAATTTAGAACAACTCCActaaataacaaattattgcAGTCaaattacagttttttttttttttttttaataagatagaaattctaccctatcataatctaagtgtatatgggTATGAAACTcctttttaaaaacttgaactTATTTGCTCCCCACACACCACAAGAACTTTTGTACAAGTGAACATTAGGCCAAGGGTGCACCGCAATCAAATTACAGCTCATATATCATTAATCAATTGTTCACAGACACTTTCCATTACAGCTTTTGGCTAACATGGAACATACCATGTTACACATAGCCATATCAACAGTTAAGTTGTTTCCATAGAGCAAAAGGTAAGAACTTTTCACCCTGAAATACAATGTTGGGAATCTTGTGATCTATTTTGCAAGCTATAGAGTGAAACAGCTTATTAGATCATTCAAAAGTTAAGTAAGGGACTGTCAAAGATGACATTCACATGCATAATTGAAGTACAATGTACAAGGACCAAAAATGGAAAATACCCATCACATGAGGATGAAAATTGAAAGCTTTGGTGTACACACCTTGAGCTGGAATCGTTGGAGGAAGAGAAGAGTCTCAAAAGCTCAGTGACTCCACTGACCACGAGTTTCAATGCCTGCGgggttttagttttggttttggttttggagtGAGAGTGATTGTTATCCGGTGTGGTTGAGGAGCACCGAGGCCCGTGGACCTGGAGTCTCTGCCGCAGAATCAAAGGTGATGAGACTGAAATtgccatttctctctctctcactctctctctctctctctctctcaacactcTTTTTTCGCTTTTGGCTTCTTATATCTTATCCACGTACGTCAAATTAAGCTTTTGCTTTTAAGTCtttattttaattctatttttaaaaaagaaaaaaattaacgaATACCATATTTTAGGAAATAAGTTAATTGacgtgggttccagttagttaaaatggtaaagtctctaatagttaaataagagatccGAAGTCCAATCTCTGCCTACATCAAAAATTTATTGAcattttggtctgatgataaaaagtatTATCAAAAACGGAtaccataaattgaaattctctaaaaaaataataataagttaatagctaagaatttttttttttttgaatttttttgtgcatGGCTCGGGTTAATGACTagtaaaacattaaaattctaaacccaaaattaaaaattaaagctgtcaaacaaaaatcccaaattatTAATGTTGTTGCATgcttcaaaaaacaaaatttgttgaAAGTCTATGCCTTATGGTTTCCAATGCCAGAATTATAattgttagagcattcataACAGAGCtattaaaattgttaaaaagctattttaacAGCTCCAACACAAAAAATTACCCTTTATTAGAGTTGCTAAAGTTAAAATTATTTAGTTGGAGGTTGAAAGTGGTTTGTGGGGCTATGGAGTGGTGTGATGTGGCCGTAAGTCAGTAATGGCTTTAGTTGGAGGCAGCTTCAGAATTACAACATTACACAACTATGGGTAGCAGAATTTGATTTTCAGCCAAGGAGGTTAATTGGCGGGCTAAGCGTTtgtgtaaacttttttttttgttatgtgtgtcacatatattttattatgcaacagaaaattttgtgttcaagaGAATTTATTTGTTTGAGACATAGAGGTTCGGTTTCAAACTTACGATTTTTCTGTGAACAAGCTTTAGTCTGTAGATCaaaaaatctaattggtgtATTTACCTTATTACTGAACACTTAAccatttatttggttttatATGCATATATTAACTTTATAATGTATATTCTTATTTGAAGGACTTTTTCAAGGGGTGTATTGGTTGAATTAGATTAAGACTTCAGAGTTCAGaggagttgaagaagaagaagaattacaGAAGAACCTCTTATCTTTCCTACGATtcttaaatgcatttttttatatgagaaaACCAGAAGAACCCActagatataaattttatagCCCCAAATCTGAAGAATTTTCATTTAATTAGTGTTATTTTATGGttagtatatatttttaattgatgttTTATGTAAAACTGAGCTTGTAACTTGGTACTCTTTTTAGTGAAAACATACCCGTAGCCAATTTTCTGGAATGATGTGGTTTAGTGTTGGATTTCAAGCATCTTGAATTTGAGGCAACCCcaatgaagaggaagagtgTTTTATAGAGTTCAAGCATCCATGGCTTGGAATTAAGTGATCTATTAGCATATATTTGGTATTACATGTAGTCTGGTGGATAATGGCTGTGATTTTGTAAAATTATCTCAATATAGTTTGATGATGCCAAAAGCGTCAGTCAAATTGGTCGACCAGACAGAGCGTATTCCAGGCTCGTCAATGACCCTGCACGAAACTACAAAGAAAGCAAGtcagataaaaataaagtaGTGATAATGACCAGTACTCTGATTTCTGTATGTCTATATATGTGGCATGTGCGTATGTACCTTTGCCTGACGTATGGCATTACTTAAATAGGGTTTCTCCTTTCCTAGCCGTTGGTGTCATTTAACGGGAGCTTGAATGTCTTTCTGTAACGTTCTGGCTGCTTAAGGAGGAGTCATGAAGACCCCAATGGTCGAATGTTCAACAACTCCGCATTAAATATCAGCTTTAAGGCGCCTGAGTTCGTCCAGCCTGGACGAAGGGAATTATCTAGCTCATCATAGTTCATAAACAATCTTAAACttggagaaaagaagaaggtttTAGTGGTTGAAGGCTCCTGTATAATTTGATTACTTTTCATGAGTAGGTGAAAATACATAATAATCCTAATTAGTTTGTTGATAATCTACAAATGATTAagtatccgtttggatacagcagCCACGTTTGCGTCcagagtttcaattttttttttcttttttgagaaaagtgtTTCATGCTTTTTCAATGGATCCCGTGCACTATTCACAGGATTCACAAACCTCATTTTGCAACAAAACTTTTTGATGGAGAAGGATAAGTGTAGCTCATCCTTGCGTTGTCGTCCATAGAGTGCAGGTTACCACAACAGTTGGGCCTGCCCCTACTTGCCAATTGTTTCCTGGGTTGTCTTAATCTTTTATGAGAAGCTCGTTTGGATTAAGGAAAGTCGTCCAAATATGGACGACCTTTCAACACTTGGGAATATTTCTAAATGTAAGATTTACCTACAAGAGCTTATGAATCGGACCACGTGTAACCATTTTAATATATGAGTAAGATCTTGATTCATCACTATTACTTTCTGCTAAGTACTTAACTTCCAATAACGATTATAGAAGATGAGAGTACATATCATTACTTCTATAGCAGTTGTAACAATTAAGTTTAAACCTTCAAACTTCCACAAATATGGGAGAAGTTACAAGACAAGCAACCACTCCAAAGCACACTATATAAACATTCATCCTCATCAAACGAAAGTAAGTTccactattttacaaaaaaggaaaagttgGAGTTCTTGAGTTTAAAAGAGAGAAACTAACTTAATCATCAGAGGGTTCTTGGCCGGTCCACCCTGGTCTCCTttgattttgtttcatttttctttttaggcatTCCAAGAGATTACCAGCCCTTTGAAATCCAGAGCATTCAGTCTATTGATTTTCAACCATCAtcactttcattaaaaatgggtctcacgacattatttatacatttaaaaattattttgttatagtgttttcagttttcaatattcagcagtatccaaacagaccctaaggcTTTATTGTTGAAATGTTATACTTCGggacaatatatataaaatgaactTGGTATTGATACAAAAGTAGCTTTCATTCCTAAGAATTGTTTCGGTTATTGCGtattatttacttttgttctacacttagataagttagagtaaaagcaattaagccatgtttttaaaattggaGATCTAAATAAGGTATAGTGTTTTTCACTATTTGAGCTTTCAGAATTGATCtttggaatttgaaattttacatttaaaaaaaatcttttttaaatcttttaaaGGCTAAAGATCAAATTACATCTTGTTTGATGTGGCATATATGCATGATGTGTTTTTGCCCCTTAACAGAAAAATGAAACagaatataatttataatttgaggGAAAATATGAATGAAGAATCTAATTTCTCTGCTaatagaatataatttataaatttttctaaaaattctaGAGAGTAAAATTCAAATGTTTTAAGACCCTTAAAATATAGACATAACAaagtataatttataattttagagGAGTAATTTGCACCTTACacccatatttttttatactcttgACCGAACCGGTACTTTTCTTTATTAACTCTACGAatttaaatgggttttaataaataaaatgattttgttaaGAATCAAGCATGAAGTTTTGAGCTAAGATGATGTTTGCTAAACAGAGGTTTCCCCTATTTTTCACCATGTTCACTTCGATGGCAGCCAGTGCTTCTCCACAAGGGGGCTGCCTGGCAATAGCTTTTTAACTTCAACCCATGCAAGAACTGAGTGAGTCATCCTTGTTAGTGTGTTGGTTTGGCAGCCATGCTACTATGTAAAATGACACTTGTTCATTTCATAAAGAGTTGAAGACGCTTGTCACTCAAGACATAAAAAATACTAACTTTTTTGGGTAGTTATGGACGGGAAATAGCTGCCATCTTTGCCTATAAAAAGGGGGTTTTGCATGGACACATAACACACATCaatcttcaataacacatcatGTTTTCTTTTAATCTAGGCATAAAGGTAGTTTTTGTAGTTCATCTACAACTAGGATTAGTGCAGTAGTAATTGCCTTGTTGTTCATCTTCAACACTGGTATTCGGCTCTTGTATTTGTGATCTTCAATTTGATTCAAGTAAGTTACATCACTTTCTGAGCTCTTAATCCTAATTTCTTTAGTTAAGTCATCTTCAATATGTTTGTCAATCTCTCATCATAATTCCGTagttgttgatcttactttaattttattgttcctattatgtttatttttttctctttgctaAGACGTGCTCTCGATTGAGGTATTATTGAACCTATTAAATTTCACTTGAAGTTGAATTTGTTCTTCAagttagaaataatttttaatcaaataatgGCAACGGCCACatagaaatttctttttctacaAACATGTCTGGAGTCCAATTGGATTGGAGTAAGAGGCCAAATCAGCAATGCTCTAGGATCAAAGTATTAGGGCAAAGGTATAACCACATTGGCAGTGAAAATGGTTATTTCTAGTTTGTTTGAAGAGATCCTGATTTGGAGAGATTAGAAGGCAATATTAATGTGGACATTAGGGCCTCACAAAAGGGTTATAGAAAAGGTTGGGTTTCAAAAGGAAGGTTTCCTTAGGAAATATGTGGGGATACCATTGATGTTACAATGTACAATTTCTTAAAAACtgacaaaataatcattttacggttttttttttttttggttgaaaatttgattttgctCTAAAATCTGTTGTTACTGATGTTGGTCTATCAGTTCCTGTTAATGCAGTGAAGACAGACAAGCTCAGCTGGCTTGACTAGTTCTATAACTCATTCTGTTCCAGTGTGATATTGGATTTCCTACGAGacctttgctttctcttttcaGGGATAATTTATTTCACAAGTTGGGCATCATCTTAGCAAAACAAAGCATGCAAATACAATACGTACACAGGTTGGGGCAAAAATTGGTATGGAGAATTTTAAGTAGGGAGACACACCATTATTTGAGATGAGAGGGCACCATAACAGTTGCTTGCTACGAGAGCAGccctcagccaaaaaaaaaaaaaaaaaactgaaactaTTCTTTTGGAGTTTGTATTTGGAATTCACTACTGGAGTCTAGATACCAACTATGCACACACACTCATGCCTCGGCAGTCATACTAGTCATGTTTGTttacaatgaaaattttgactttggAGTTTAAAGTTGGATAGGATAATGAAATTCAAACAAGAACCAGGAAGAAAGTTAGATAGGCTGGCTATAAATTAGTCATCAACAAGTTTATTCATCAGTCCTTAAAGCTGGATTTTCCTGTTGGTGTTGCTGACTGAAGTTCTGTGATTGATGGGAAATGCTTTATGTTTAGCTTCAAAAAGTGTAGAATGAAGGTTAAGCTGCTTTTGACTCTGGTTAATATCTTTGTGTGTTCATTCTGATTGATCCGTGCTCAagtaatttcaatttaatttattgtttacTTGACCATATGATGTGTGTAGCACTAGCATCCCCACTCATCACATAGATGGATTTATCATcactttgaaaatttaaaaatgtcaaaTGACCGAACAATATCCATGTAGAGTGCATCTATATCCTCCGGAGTCTTGTGAAAGTAAAGTCCTACTAATCAAGCTCCTGAAACCAGTAAGCCATCTGTGTTATGTTTCAAATGTACTAATTCTGATCCCTCCAACTTAAAAACTGACTTTTGTATCATAATAAACTTGGAAGATGACTCAATAGGGAATTCTAACCAATTGTAGAGGGATATCTACTTGGTCACTACAGGGCAAAGCTTGTTTTTAGTGCACTAAATTTGACACGTCATGATTCAGACATGTGGCCAATTTTAGACACGTATCCACATCATATGTGATCTAGTGCTCTAGTGCACTAGACACAAGCTGTGACCGTCACTAAAAGCATCTAAGTTGTGTGAATTTTCGGCCAATTATTGTAGCCACGTGTCATGTGGTTGTAATGGGTAGCATTATTGTACTAGTTTGTGTGTGCAAGAAAATCTTCAGAGCCTTTGCTAGTGTTATAAAACAGGACAAGTATAAAGTGAAAGAGAAGAACATTGGCAGTCTGTTTCCTTTGTTATGTTAAACATGTTTGAATCAATAcattttttctgttttggttCCCTAGTTCTTGTTGCTCCTTTTAGGTTGTAGTTCTATTGCTTGGTCCTTATAATCTGCTCCTTTCTATATATttattctctcttcttcttttttcccttaaatattCAGCAATCATTTATAGTGTTTGGTGTTAGCTACAAGACCAGGACGTTAATTAGAGAGATTAATAAGATGGAAATCAAACTACGCCCCTATCAATTATCTGATGTGGACGACTTCATGGAATGGGCATGCGATGATCAAGTAATTCGTACAAGCAGACTTAGGTACTACACTTCAAGAGAAGATGCACTTGATTATCTTAAGGAAGTTGCCATTCCTCACCCATGGTATAGGGCTATATGTTTGGAGGACCGTCCAATTGGATTCATATGTGTCAAACCAGGGTCTGACAATGAGATATGTAGAGGGCAAATCAGCTATGCTCTTGGATCAAAGTATTGGAACAAAGGTATAACCACAATGGCAGTGAAAATGGTTATTTCTAGGGTGTTTGAAGAGTTTCCGGGTATGGAGAGATTGGAAGGCTATGTTAATGTGGAAACTAAGGCCTCACAAAGGGTTTTGGAAAAGGCTGGGTTT
This genomic stretch from Quercus lobata isolate SW786 chromosome 3, ValleyOak3.0 Primary Assembly, whole genome shotgun sequence harbors:
- the LOC115982813 gene encoding uncharacterized protein LOC115982813 isoform X1, coding for MTEQYPCRVHLYPPESCESKVLLIKLLKPQSFIVFGVSYKTRTLIREINKMEIKLRPYQLSDVDDFMEWACDDQVIRTSRLRYYTSREDALDYLKEVAIPHPWYRAICLEDRPIGFICVKPGSDNEICRGQISYALGSKYWNKGITTMAVKMVISRVFEEFPGMERLEGYVNVETKASQRVLEKAGFQKEGVLQKYIIVHGKTIDVIMYSFLKTDQIIN
- the LOC115982813 gene encoding uncharacterized protein LOC115982813 isoform X2, which codes for MFSFKKCRMKQSFIVFGVSYKTRTLIREINKMEIKLRPYQLSDVDDFMEWACDDQVIRTSRLRYYTSREDALDYLKEVAIPHPWYRAICLEDRPIGFICVKPGSDNEICRGQISYALGSKYWNKGITTMAVKMVISRVFEEFPGMERLEGYVNVETKASQRVLEKAGFQKEGVLQKYIIVHGKTIDVIMYSFLKTDQIIN
- the LOC115982580 gene encoding uncharacterized protein LOC115982580, translated to MAISVSSPLILRQRLQVHGPRCSSTTPDNNHSHSKTKTKTKTPQALKLVVSGVTELLRLFSSSNDSSSRLERERDEKREEIEVSGIDDVVLILNSDYENAYFVTGVFTSAIYAEDCIFEDPTIRFRGKELYSRNLKLLVPFFDCPSIGLQKLEKGINSKANFVLATWNLRTFLKLPWRPLICIDGSTIYELDDEFKIVRHAESWNVSALEAIGQIFTPRFGRPND